GCCCTGGAGAAGGTGCGGCCCATCTGCGACGACGTACGCCATCGCGGTACCGCTGCGCTGATCGACTACGCCCATCGGTTCGACGGCGTGACCATAGAGCGGGTGCGGGTCCCCGCGGAGGCGCTGGAGAGCGCCCTCGCCGAGCTGGACCCGGCCGTGCGGGCCGCCCTGGAGGAGTCCATCCGGCGGGCCCGGCTGGTCCACCGCGACCAGCGGCGCGCCGACCACACCACCCAGGTGGTGCCGGGCGGCACGGTCACCGAGCGCTGGGTGCCGGTCGAGCGCGTCGGGCTGTACGTACCGGGCGGGCGCTCGGTCTACCCCTCGTCCGTGGTGATGAACGTGGTGCCCGCGCAGGAGGCCGGGGTCGCCTCGATGGCCGTCGCCTCCCCGCCGCAGGCGGAGTTCGGCGGGCTCCCGCACCCCACGATCCTCGCGGCGTGCGCGCTGCTCGGCGTGGACGAGGTGTACGCGGCGGGCGGCGCCCAGGCCGTGGCGATGTTCGCCTACGGCACCGAGGACTGCCGTCCGGTCTCGATGGTGACCGGCCCTGGCAACATCTGGGTCGCGGCGGCCAAGCGGCTGCTCAAGGGCCGGATCGGCATCGACGCCGAGGCCGGGCCGACCGAGATCGCCGTCCTCGCCGACGCCACCGCCGACCCGGTGCATGTCGCCGCGGACCTGATCAGCCAGGCGGAGCACGACCCGCTGGCGGCGTCCGTGCTGGTCACCGACTCCGAGGAGCTGGCCGCGGCGGTCGAGAAGGAGCTCGAGGTCCAGGTCGGGGCCACCAAGCATGTCGCGGACCGGATCGGTCCGGCGCTGGCCGGGCGGCAGTCCGGCATCGTGCTGGTGGACGGTCTGGAGCAGGGCCTGGCCGTCGTGGACGCGTACGCGGCCGAGCACCTGGAGATCCAGACCGAGGACGCGGCGGCCGTCGCGGCCCGGGTGCGCAACGCCGGGGCGATCTTCGTCGGGGCCTACGCCCCGGTGTCGCTCGGTGACTACGCGGCGGGCTCCAACCATGTGCTGCCCACCGGCGGCTGCGCCTGCCACTCCTCCGGGCTGTCCGTGCAGTCCTTCCTGCGCGGCATCCATGTGGTGGACTACACCCGGGACGCGCTGGCCGAGATCGCCGGCCATGTGGTGACGCTGGCCGAGGCGGAGGATCTGCCTGCCCACGGCGCCGCGGTGAAGGCAAGGTTCGACTGGAAGGTGCCACCGAGCAAGTGACCGGCATTGACGATCTCCCGATCCGGGACGAGCTCCGTGGCAAATCCCCGTACGGCGCTCCGCAGCTGGACGTGCCCGTACGGCTGAACACCAACGAGAACCCCTATCCGCTGCCCGAGCCGCTGGTCGCCCGGATCGCCGAGCGGGTCGCCGAGGCGGCCCGGAACCTCAACCGCTACCCGGACCGGGACGCGGTCGAGCTCCGCACCGGGCTGGCCCGCTACCTCAGCCGTACGGCCGGTCTCGAGGTCGGCGTCGCCCAGGTGTGGGCGGCCAACGGGTCCAACGAGGTGCTCCAGCAGCTGCTCCAGACCTTCGGCGGCCCGGGGCGCACCGCGATGGGCTTCGAGCCCTCGTACTCGATGCACGCGCTGATCTCCCGCTCCACCGGCACCGGCTGGATTTCCGGTCCCCGGAACGCCGATTTCACCATCGATGTCGATGCCGCCCGTAAGGCCATCGCCGAGCACCGTCCCGATGTCGTCTTCATCACCTCGCCGAACAATCCGACGGGGACGGCGGTCGGCGCCGAGACGGTGCTGGCGCTGCACGACGCGGCGCAGGACGCCAGGGCGGACACCGCCGGGGCGCTCGTCGTCGTGGACGAGGCGTACGGGGAGTTCAGCCACCGTCCGTCGCTGCTGCCGCTGATCGAGGGGCGGCCGCGGCTGGTGCTCTCGCGGACCATGTCCAAGGCGTTCGGCGCGGCAGGGCTGCGGCTGGGCTACCTCGCCGCCGACCCGGCGGTCGTCGACGCCGTCCAGCTGGTCCGCCTGCCGTACCACCTGTCCGCCATCACCCAGGCCACCGCGCTGGCCGCCCTGGAGCACACCGATACGCTGCTGGGGTACGTCGAGGCGCTCAAGGCCGAGCGCGACCGGCTGGTGGGCGAGCTGCGCACCATCGGCTGCGAGGTGACCGACTCCGACGCCAACTTCGTCCAGTTCGGCCGCTTCGAGGACGCCCACGCGGCGTGGCAGGGCCTGCTGGACCGGGGCGTCCTGGTCCGGGACAACGGGGTACCGGGATGGCTGCGGGTCACCGCGGGGACCCCGGCCGAGAACGACGCGTTCCTCGACGCGGTACGCGAGCTGATGAAGGAGACGAGCGCATGACCCGCGTGGGACGCGTGGAGCGCACCACCAAGGAGACCTCGGTCGTCGTCGAGATCGACCTCGACGGCACCGGCCAGGTCGATGTGTCGACAGGGGTCGGCTTCTACGACCACATGCTCGACCAGCTCGGCCGCCACGGCCTCTTCGACCTCACCGTCAAGACCGAGGGCGACCTGCACATCGACACCCACCACACCATCGAGGACACCGCCCTCGCGCTGGGCGCCGCCTTCAAGCAGGCGCTCGGCGACAAGGTGGGCATCTACCGCTTCGGCAACTGCACGGTGCCGCTGGACGAGTCGCTGGCCCAGGTGACGGTCGACCTCTCCGGCCGCCCGTACCTGGTGCACACCGAGCCGGAGAACATCGCGCCGATGATCGGCACCTACGACACCACGATGACCCGGCACATCCTGGAGTCCTTCGTGGCCCAGGCGCAGATCGCCCTGCATGTCCACGTGCCCTACGGGCGCAACGCCCACCACATCGTGGAGTGCCAGTTCAAGGCGCTGGCGCGGGCCCTGCGCTACGCCAGCGAGCGCGACCCCCGCGCCGCCGGGATCCTCCCCTCCACGAAGGGCGCTCTGTAACGGTGAGCGTCGCCCGCGCGGCCGCCGGGCCGCAGACGACACTCGACCCGCGCTTTCGCCGCGCGGGCGGAGAAGCGAACGAGGTAGCTTCGTGAACGGCCTGTCGACCGTGTTCATCCTCGTGGGACTGTTTCTGCTCGGCGGGGTCATCTCCTTCGTCAAGCAGGGCATGTCCAAGAGCATCATCACGCTGCTCGGGATCGGCGCCACGATGGCGCTGCTCGCCGGCGTCCTGCGGCTTGAGGTATGGAATTGAGCAACAAGAGCGTCGTTGTCCTCGACTACGGATTCGGCAACGTCCGGTCCGCCGAGCGGGCCCTCGCCCATGTCGGCGCGCAGGTCGAGATCACCCGTGACTACGACAAGGCCATGGCCGCCGACGGCCTGCTCGTGCCCGGCGTCGGCGCCTTCGCCGCCTGCATGAAGGGGCTGCGCGCGGCGCGCGGCGACTGGATCGTGGGGCGCCGGCTGTCCGGTGGCCGCCCGGTCATGGGCATCTGCGTCGGCATGCAGATCCTCTTCGGGCGCGGCATCGAGCACGGAGTCGAGGCCGAGGGCCTGGACGAGTGGCCCGGCACGGTCGAGCCGCTGCGCGCCCCCGTCGTCCCCCACATGGGCTGGAACACGGTCAAGGCGCCCGGCGACTCCCAGCTCTTCGCGGGCCTGGACGAGGGCGAGCGGTACTACTTCGTCCACTCCTACGCGGTCCGCACCTGGGAGCTCGAGGTCACCAACCCGCATATCCCCGCCCCCAAGGTCACCTGGTCCACCCATGGCGAGCCGTTCGTCGCCGCCGTCGAGAACGGCCCGCTGTGGGCCACCCAGTTCCACCCCGAGAAGTCGGGCGACGCCGGGGCGCGGCTGCTCCGCAACTGGCTCGACACGCTCTGACCGGCGCCCCGCGTCAGCTCTCACCGCCCGCACGCTCTCACCGAAGGTTGCCCGCATGCGCACGCACCGCCTCGAACTCCTCCCCGCCGTCGATGTCCGCGACGGCCAGGCCGTCCGCCTCGTGCACGGCGAGTCCGGCTCCGAGACGTCGTACGGCGACCCGATGGAAGCCGCCCTGGCCTGGCAGCGGGCGGGCGCCGAGTGGCTGCACCTGGTGGACCTCGACGCCGCCTTCGGCACCGGGGACAACCGCGCGCAGATCGCCGAGGTGGCCCGCGCCATGGACCTCAAGGTCGAGCTGTCCGGCGGGATCCGCGACGACGCCTCGCTGGCCGCCGCCCTGGCCACCGGCTGCGCCCGGGTGAACCTCGGCACGGCCGCCCTGGAGACCCCCGAGTGGGTCGCCAAGGTCATCGCCGAGCACGGCGACCTGATCGCCGTGGGCCTCGATGTGCGGGGCACCACGCTGCGCGGCCGTGGCTGGACCCGGGACGGCGGCGATCTGTACGAGACGCTGGCCCGCCTCGACTCCGAGGGCTGCGCCCGCTATGTCGTCACCGACATCGCCAAGGACGGCACCCTCCAGGGCCCCAACCTGGAGCTGCTGCGCAATGTCTGCGCCGCGACCGACCGCCCCGTCGTCGCTTCCGGCGGCGTTTCCTCGCTTGACGACCTGCGTGCCCTTGCGACCCTGGTACCGGAAGGTGTCGAGGGCGCCATCGTGGGCAAGGCGCTCTACGCCAAGGCATTCACCTTGGAAGAGGCGTTGGAGGCGGTGGCCGTATGACCTCACCCGAGATCGGGCGACGGGTCCAGACCGAGAGTCCCTGGGAGCAGACCATCGGGTTCGCCCGGGCCGTTGAGGCCGGTGACCTGGTGCTCGTCGCCGGGACGATGCCGCTCGCCGAGCGCGGCGTCCTGGAGGGCGAGGGGGATCCGTACGAGCAGACGCTCGCGGCCTTCCGCCATGCGCTGGACGCGCTGAAGAGGTTCGACCTCGGCGTCGAGTCGGTGGTCCGCACCCGCATGTACCTCACCCACGCCCGCGACGTGGACGAGGTGGGCCGCGCCCACAAGGAGCTCTTCGACGCCGTGCGCCCCGCCGCGACGCTGGTCGTGGTGTCCGGCTTCGTCGACTCGCGGGTCCTGGTGGAAGTCGAACTGGAAGCATTCCGAGGAGCACGACAGTCATGACCCTGGCGGTCCGAGTCATCCCCTGCCTGGACGTGGACAACGGCCGGGTCGTCAAGGGCGTCAACTTCCAGAATCTGCGCGACGCGGGCGACCCGGTCGAGATGGCCAAGATCTACGGCGAGGAGGGCGCGGACGAGCTCACCTTCCTCGACATCACCGCCTCCTCGGGCGACCGCGAGACCACGTACGACGTGGTCCGCCGCACCGCCGAGCAGGTCTTCATCCCGCTCACGGTCGGCGGCGGCGTCCGCACCCCGGAGGACGTCGACAAGCTGCTGCGCGCCGGGGCGGACAAGGTCGGCGTCAACACCGCCGCCATCGCCCGCCCCGAGCTGATCCGCGAGATCGCCGAGCGCTTCGGCAGCCAGGTGCTGGTCCTCTCGGTCGACGCCCGCCGCTGCCTCGAGGGGACGGTGACCCCCTCCGGCTACGAGGTCACCACCCACGGCGGCCGCCGCGGCACCGGTATCGACGCCGTCGAATGGGCCCACCGCGCGGCGGAGCTGGGCGCGGGGGAGATCCTGCTGAACTCCATGGACGCGGACGGCACCAAGGACGGCTACGACACGGCCATGATCGAGGCCGTCCGCAAGCACGTGACCGTCCCGGTGATCGCCAGCGGCGGCGCCGGCAAGGCGGCCGACTTCGCGCCGGCGATCGCCGCGGGGGCCGACGCGGTGCTCGCGGCCTCCGTCTTCCACTTCGGCGATCTGCGGATCGGCCAGGTGAAGGACGCGCTGCGGGACGCGGGGCACCCGGTCCGCTGAGGGACGCTCGTACGATGGCGGGGGACCACCGGACGGTGGTCCCCCGCCGCCGTGACGTCTCAGCCGGCCGGCCGCTCGCGGTAGTGGTCGACGATCCCGCGCTTCAGGTACGCCGTCTTCTCCATGACGTCGCCCTTCTTGCCCGCCCCGACATCCCTCGTCAGGTAGCTGCGCTCACCGAGCAGGGTCAGGCTGTCCCGGTCGAAGACCCACTCGGTGGCCTCCCCCGACCTCTTGTCGACACGGGCGATGCCGACCCCGTGGCGGCCCGCCGCGTCCACCGCGTCCTCCTCCCGCGTCACCCCGGGAATCTTCGCGGCGGCCTTGTAGAGAGCGGCGGCGTTCTCCGGCGGCATCACCGTCTCACCCAGGAAGGAGCCGATCCGGTTGAAGACGGCCTGGGCCTTCTCCACGTCCTCGTCCGGTTCGGCCATTCGGTACAACTCCTCGAGCAGGGCGTCCGGGTCGGTCGGCAGGGACGCCAGCCACTGGTACGTGGGGCGGTAGGCGCCCGCCGGGGACCCGCCCAACTCGGCCATCCGGCCCCACTCCCCGTTTTCCTTGATCTCGCCGGTCTTGGTGATCCGCTTCACCTGTTGCGACATCCAGACCTCGCGTTCATGCCGCGGCTCCAGTTTCGAGGAGCCGTCCTCCTTCATCTCGGCTCCCGCCGTGAGGCTCTTGACGTAGACGAACTGGTCCTGTCGCACCGGCTTGACGTCCGACTTCGCCGCGGTCCCGGCGAGCCGGTCGAGCAGGACGGTGGCGGTCTCGCGCGGCTGGGCGGTGGTGTCGCCGGACGTCCCGCCCCCGGTGAAGGTGACGGCCAGCGCCCCGGCCAGCGCCAGGGCCGCGGCGGGCATCAGCAGCGCCGGGCGCGGCAGCCGCCGCAGGACCGTCCGGGCAGGCGCGGGGGTGCGGTTCTGGTCGTCATCGATGTGCTGCATCAATCGGTCCTTGTGATGGAGGTACGGAGCGGAGGGCACGTCCCGTTCGGCCGGGACGGGAGGAAGCAGCCGGGCGAGCTCCTCGCGCGCGGTGTCCTCGTACGCCTCGCACGTGGTGTCCTCGTACGCGGCGTCCTCGCGCTCGCGCTCGGGCCGGGCGGGCCCGGAGCCGACGGCGTTCATCGGGGGTCCTCCTGAAACTCCTGAAAGGGCAGGGCCGCGAACGCGGCCTCACGCTGTACCTCTCCGCGGCGGTGCGGCGGTTCCTTCTTTTCTTCCGCGAGCCGCTGGTCGGCGAGGGTGCGCAGCCGGGCGCGGGCCCGGGACAGCCGCGAGCGCACCGTTCCCACCGGGATGCCCATGGCCTCGGCCGCCTGTGCGTAGTCCAGGCCGGACCAGACGCACAGCGCCAGCACCTCCTGCTCCCCGCGCCGCAGCCGGCCGAACACCGTGCGCACGGCGGCGAGCCGACGGGCGTCGTCGATCCGGCCCGCCGCCTCGTCCGCGAAGTCCGCCATCGGGGCGGGCGGCGGGCGGCGGGCCAGGAAGGCCAGGCGGCGGCCGATGCCGCGGTTGGCGTTGCGCGCCTTGTTCGTCGCCACGCCCAGCAGCCACGGTTTCAGCGTGCCGTCGCCCGGCTCCAGTTGCTCCCGGGTGCGCCAGGCGTCGAGGAACGTATCGCCCATCACCTCCTCGGCCACCGACCAGTCGCCGGTCAGCCGGAAGGCATGGTTGTAGACCATGCGCGCGTAACTCTCGTAGAGCTCCGCGAACGCCTCACGGTCACCCGCCCGGATCCGCGCCCGCAGACCATCACTCATCTCGTTCACACCTCACACCCGTGCCTCTCCGCACGGCGGAGGTGGTTCCCGTGACCTGTGCCACATATGGGGCGCGGGCGCTTACGGGGTGTCCGGCTGCGCCCGGCTACTCGGCCGGGACCGACGCCGCCTCGATCACCTCGTCCAGGACATCACGGGAGCGGAGCAGGTCCGCGATCATGCGGTCGATGCGCTCCCGCTCCACCGTCAGATCGGAGACCAGCTTCCCGTTGGCCCTCCGCGACGGGCCGCCGTCCGAGTCCCGCATGCAGGGGAGCAGTTGGGCGATCTTCTCGCTGCACAGCCTCGCGGCGTACAGCTCCTGGATGCGGATGACGCGGTCCACCGCGCCCTCCCCGTACTCGCGATGGCCGCCCGGGGTGCGCTCGGCCGTCATCAGGCCCTGCTGCTCGTAGTAGCGCAGCGAGCGCTCGCTGACGCCGGTGCGCCGCGCCAGTTCGCCGATCCGCATTCCTCACCTCGTCTGCCGGTCCGGGCTGAATCCGAGTCCGGGCTGAATCCGAGTCCGGGCTTGAATCCGAGTCCGAGCTTGAATCTGACATCAATGGCAAGTTCTACCGTACCCGCATGACGCACACACCCGAGATACCCAGCCTCTTCGAACCCGCCCGACTCGGCCCCCTCGACCTCCCCAACCGCCTGGTCATGGCGCCGATGACGCGCAACCGCGCGGCCGCCGACGGCGTGCCCCTGCCGATCATGGCCACCTACTACGCCCAGCGCGCCACCGCCGGGCTGATCGTCGCCGAGGCCGCCACGCCCAACGCGGTGGGGCAGACCTACCCCGACATCGCCGCGATCCACAACGCGGCGCAGGTGGCCGGGTGGCGGCGGGTGACCGACGCGGTGCACGCGGCGGGCGGCCGGATGTTCCTCCAGCTCCAGCACGGTGGCCGGGTCGGCCACCCGGACACCAGCGGGCTGCCGCCGGTGGCGCCCTCGCCGGTGCCGCTCCCGGAGACGATCTTCACCCCGAACGGCCATCAGGAGGCCGTCGTACCGCGCGAGATGACGCTCGAGGAGATCCGTTCCACCATCGCCGACTTCGCCGCCGCCGCGCGCAACGCCCGGGGCGCGGGCTTCGCCGGAGTGGAGGTGCACGCCGCCAACGGCTATCTCCTCCACCAGTTCCTGGCCCAGGGCACCAACCGCCGCACGGAC
This genomic interval from Streptomyces asiaticus contains the following:
- a CDS encoding Rid family hydrolase, with translation MTSPEIGRRVQTESPWEQTIGFARAVEAGDLVLVAGTMPLAERGVLEGEGDPYEQTLAAFRHALDALKRFDLGVESVVRTRMYLTHARDVDEVGRAHKELFDAVRPAATLVVVSGFVDSRVLVEVELEAFRGARQS
- the hisD gene encoding histidinol dehydrogenase; its protein translation is MISRIDLRGAAFPEGGIDRDLLPRAELDVEAALEKVRPICDDVRHRGTAALIDYAHRFDGVTIERVRVPAEALESALAELDPAVRAALEESIRRARLVHRDQRRADHTTQVVPGGTVTERWVPVERVGLYVPGGRSVYPSSVVMNVVPAQEAGVASMAVASPPQAEFGGLPHPTILAACALLGVDEVYAAGGAQAVAMFAYGTEDCRPVSMVTGPGNIWVAAAKRLLKGRIGIDAEAGPTEIAVLADATADPVHVAADLISQAEHDPLAASVLVTDSEELAAAVEKELEVQVGATKHVADRIGPALAGRQSGIVLVDGLEQGLAVVDAYAAEHLEIQTEDAAAVAARVRNAGAIFVGAYAPVSLGDYAAGSNHVLPTGGCACHSSGLSVQSFLRGIHVVDYTRDALAEIAGHVVTLAEAEDLPAHGAAVKARFDWKVPPSK
- the hisB gene encoding imidazoleglycerol-phosphate dehydratase HisB; amino-acid sequence: MTRVGRVERTTKETSVVVEIDLDGTGQVDVSTGVGFYDHMLDQLGRHGLFDLTVKTEGDLHIDTHHTIEDTALALGAAFKQALGDKVGIYRFGNCTVPLDESLAQVTVDLSGRPYLVHTEPENIAPMIGTYDTTMTRHILESFVAQAQIALHVHVPYGRNAHHIVECQFKALARALRYASERDPRAAGILPSTKGAL
- the priA gene encoding bifunctional 1-(5-phosphoribosyl)-5-((5-phosphoribosylamino)methylideneamino)imidazole-4-carboxamide isomerase/phosphoribosylanthranilate isomerase PriA, translated to MRTHRLELLPAVDVRDGQAVRLVHGESGSETSYGDPMEAALAWQRAGAEWLHLVDLDAAFGTGDNRAQIAEVARAMDLKVELSGGIRDDASLAAALATGCARVNLGTAALETPEWVAKVIAEHGDLIAVGLDVRGTTLRGRGWTRDGGDLYETLARLDSEGCARYVVTDIAKDGTLQGPNLELLRNVCAATDRPVVASGGVSSLDDLRALATLVPEGVEGAIVGKALYAKAFTLEEALEAVAV
- a CDS encoding CU044_5270 family protein → MNAVGSGPARPEREREDAAYEDTTCEAYEDTAREELARLLPPVPAERDVPSAPYLHHKDRLMQHIDDDQNRTPAPARTVLRRLPRPALLMPAAALALAGALAVTFTGGGTSGDTTAQPRETATVLLDRLAGTAAKSDVKPVRQDQFVYVKSLTAGAEMKEDGSSKLEPRHEREVWMSQQVKRITKTGEIKENGEWGRMAELGGSPAGAYRPTYQWLASLPTDPDALLEELYRMAEPDEDVEKAQAVFNRIGSFLGETVMPPENAAALYKAAAKIPGVTREEDAVDAAGRHGVGIARVDKRSGEATEWVFDRDSLTLLGERSYLTRDVGAGKKGDVMEKTAYLKRGIVDHYRERPAG
- a CDS encoding histidinol-phosphate transaminase; the encoded protein is MTGIDDLPIRDELRGKSPYGAPQLDVPVRLNTNENPYPLPEPLVARIAERVAEAARNLNRYPDRDAVELRTGLARYLSRTAGLEVGVAQVWAANGSNEVLQQLLQTFGGPGRTAMGFEPSYSMHALISRSTGTGWISGPRNADFTIDVDAARKAIAEHRPDVVFITSPNNPTGTAVGAETVLALHDAAQDARADTAGALVVVDEAYGEFSHRPSLLPLIEGRPRLVLSRTMSKAFGAAGLRLGYLAADPAVVDAVQLVRLPYHLSAITQATALAALEHTDTLLGYVEALKAERDRLVGELRTIGCEVTDSDANFVQFGRFEDAHAAWQGLLDRGVLVRDNGVPGWLRVTAGTPAENDAFLDAVRELMKETSA
- the hisH gene encoding imidazole glycerol phosphate synthase subunit HisH — encoded protein: MELSNKSVVVLDYGFGNVRSAERALAHVGAQVEITRDYDKAMAADGLLVPGVGAFAACMKGLRAARGDWIVGRRLSGGRPVMGICVGMQILFGRGIEHGVEAEGLDEWPGTVEPLRAPVVPHMGWNTVKAPGDSQLFAGLDEGERYYFVHSYAVRTWELEVTNPHIPAPKVTWSTHGEPFVAAVENGPLWATQFHPEKSGDAGARLLRNWLDTL
- a CDS encoding MerR family transcriptional regulator, encoding MRIGELARRTGVSERSLRYYEQQGLMTAERTPGGHREYGEGAVDRVIRIQELYAARLCSEKIAQLLPCMRDSDGGPSRRANGKLVSDLTVERERIDRMIADLLRSRDVLDEVIEAASVPAE
- the hisF gene encoding imidazole glycerol phosphate synthase subunit HisF, which codes for MTLAVRVIPCLDVDNGRVVKGVNFQNLRDAGDPVEMAKIYGEEGADELTFLDITASSGDRETTYDVVRRTAEQVFIPLTVGGGVRTPEDVDKLLRAGADKVGVNTAAIARPELIREIAERFGSQVLVLSVDARRCLEGTVTPSGYEVTTHGGRRGTGIDAVEWAHRAAELGAGEILLNSMDADGTKDGYDTAMIEAVRKHVTVPVIASGGAGKAADFAPAIAAGADAVLAASVFHFGDLRIGQVKDALRDAGHPVR
- a CDS encoding RNA polymerase sigma factor; this translates as MSDGLRARIRAGDREAFAELYESYARMVYNHAFRLTGDWSVAEEVMGDTFLDAWRTREQLEPGDGTLKPWLLGVATNKARNANRGIGRRLAFLARRPPPAPMADFADEAAGRIDDARRLAAVRTVFGRLRRGEQEVLALCVWSGLDYAQAAEAMGIPVGTVRSRLSRARARLRTLADQRLAEEKKEPPHRRGEVQREAAFAALPFQEFQEDPR
- a CDS encoding alkene reductase; protein product: MTHTPEIPSLFEPARLGPLDLPNRLVMAPMTRNRAAADGVPLPIMATYYAQRATAGLIVAEAATPNAVGQTYPDIAAIHNAAQVAGWRRVTDAVHAAGGRMFLQLQHGGRVGHPDTSGLPPVAPSPVPLPETIFTPNGHQEAVVPREMTLEEIRSTIADFAAAARNARGAGFAGVEVHAANGYLLHQFLAQGTNRRTDAYGGSVAGRVRFVAEVVHAVADAIGPERVGLRVSPGSTVNGIEEGDTEALYPALIKELADTGLAYLHIVRAQPDQPLFRELRASWPATLIANPSLPGDGVPADGGMRQAGALLAEGADLIALGRTFLANPDLVTRLRTGAPLNPIRDAYLMYVGGETGYTDYPTLTAD